A region of Odocoileus virginianus isolate 20LAN1187 ecotype Illinois unplaced genomic scaffold, Ovbor_1.2 Unplaced_Scaffold_32, whole genome shotgun sequence DNA encodes the following proteins:
- the LOC110144594 gene encoding olfactory receptor 4A47-like, translating into MEPRNNVTYFILLGLTQNPKEQKVLFVMFLFFYILTLVGNLLIVVTITVSKTLNSPMYFFLACLSFIDLIYASSISPRLISDLLLGENTISFQSCMIQLFTEHFLGGSEIILLLVMAYDRYVAICKPLHYLVIMRQRVCVVLLVVSWVGGFLHSVIQLSTVYGLPFCGPNVIDHFLCDMFPLLKLACTDTYVIGILVVANGGLMCTIVFLLLLVSYGVILHSLKNLSQEGRRKALQTCGSHITVVVCFFVPCIFMYARPAKTFPIDKSLSVFYTVITPMLNPLIYSLRNSELTNAMKSSYFSILTV; encoded by the coding sequence ATGGAACCAAGGAACAATGTAACTTACTTTATCCTCTTGGGCCTCACACAGAATCCAAAGGAGCAGAAAGTCCTTTTTGTTATGTTCTTGTTCTTCTACATTTTGACTCTGGTGGGAAACCTGCTCATTGTTGTGACTATAACTGTCAGTAAGACCCTGAACTCACCGATGTACTTTTTTCTTGCTTGCTTATCATTTATAGATTTAATTTATGCCTCTTCTATTTCCCCCAGATTGATTTCAGACTTGCTCCTTGGGGAAAATACCATATCTTTCCAATCCTGTATGATCCAGCTTTTTACAGAGCACTTTTTAGGTGGATCAGAGATCATCCTTCTGctggtgatggcctatgaccgctacgtggccatctgtAAGCCCTTGCATTATTTGGTGATCATGAGGCAGAGGGTGTGTGTTGTGCTGCTGGTGGTGTCCTGGGTTGGAGGTTTCCTGCACTCAGTAATTCAACTTAGCACTGTTTATGGGCTCCCGTTCTGTGGCCCCAATGTCATTGATCACTTTTTATGTGACATGTTCCCCTTATTGAAGCTGGCCTGTACTGACACCTATGTCATTGGCATCTTAGTTGTGGCCAATGGAGGACTGATGTGCACTATTGTTTTTCTGCTCTTACTCGTCTCCTATGGAGTCATCCTGCACTCTCTGAagaacctgagtcaggaagggaggCGGAAAGCCCTCCAGACCTGTGGTTCCCACATCACTGTGGTTGTCTGCTTCTTTGTTCCCTGTATTTTCATGTATGCAAGACCTGCTAAGACCTTCCCCATTGACAAATCATTGAGTGTGTTTTATACAGTCATAACTCCCATGCTGAACCCATTAATCTACAGTCTAAGAAATTCTGAGTTGACTAACGCTATGAAGAg